The window TCCAGAAAGATCGCCGTGTAGGTCTGGGCCACCTGCTCGGGCGACTGCGGGTACGCGTCGCGCTGGTTGAAGACCTGCCGGATGATCAGGTGGTCGACGACCATGCCCAGGAACGCGCGCGCCGCGAGGACCGGGTCGTGCCCGCGAAACGCACCCTCGCGCGCGCGCCGCGCGATGTACCGGGAAAGGAACTCGCGAAGCCGGCGCATCCGCGCCTGGTAGAACGGCTGCGAGAGCTCGTGCCCCTCGAGCGCCGAGTAGAGCAGGAGCCGAAGGAACGACGGATCCGCCTCGACCGTCTCCAGGATCCCGCGCGCCAGCCGCATGAAGACCTGCTCGTCGTCGCCCGCGCGCGCGAACGGCTCGAGCGCCTCGATCGCCTCGGGCAGCGCCATGCGCTCGTCGAGCAGCGCCACGTAGATCGCCTCCTTGCTCGGGAAGTGGCGATAGAGCGCGGCCTCCGTGATCCCGACCGCCGCCGCGACGTCGCGAGTGGTGGTGCCGCGGAAGCCGCAGTTGCTGAAGCAGCGCGCGGCCTCGCGCAGGATCTGCCCGCGGCGCTCGCCCGAGTTCGGGCGCGAGCGCGGGGCGTCGAGTTCGGGGGGCAGGGCAGGCATTAGTAAGTATTTACTAACAGAGCGGATCGCGCGGGGTCAATCGGGGCTCGTGTAGATTGGCGGCGGATCTGGAGGGACGGTGACGGAGCTGCGCATCGGCACGCTAGGCAGCCCTCGCATGCTGCGCAGCCCGGTGGACGAGCGGCGGTCGCTGCTCGCGCGCGCGGCCGACGCGGGCCTCGATCACCTCTTCGTGGCCGACCACGTGAGCTTCTTCGACGGACGCGGAATGGACGGCCTCGTGGACGCCGCCACGCTGCTCGCTTCGCACCCGTCGCTGCGCGTGTACGTCGGGGTGTACCTGCTCGCGCTGCGGCATCCGCTTCCGGTCGCGCGCCAGCTCGCGAGCCTGGCCGAGTCGGCGCCCGGCCGGCTGATCCTCGGCGTGGGCGTCGGCGGCGAGGATCGCCACGAGGTCGAGATCTGCGGCGTCGATCCGAAGACGCGCGGGCGACGCACGGACGAGTCGCTCTCGGTCCTGCGTCCCTTGCTGGCCGGTGAGCTCGTGACCCACCACGGCGAGTTCTTCGACTTCGACGCGGCGCGGATCCTGCCCGCGGCTCGGCGGCCGGTGCCGATCACGATCGGCGGGCGTTCGGACGCGGCCGTGCGCCGTGCGGGCCGCTTCGGCGACGGCTGGCTCGGGGTCTGGTGCTCGCCGAAGCGCTACGCGGAAGTCGTGCGCGAGACGGCGGCGATCGCAGCCGCTGCCGGTCGCGGCCCCGTCGACTGGCACCACGGCCTGCAGGTCTGGACCGCCTGCGATCCGGACCGCGACCTCGCGCGCGCGCGTCTGGCCGCGGCGATGGAGGACATGTACCGCACGCCCTTCGCGCGCTTCGAGCGCTACAGCCCCGCGGGAAGCGCCGCCGAGATCGCCGACTTCCTGGCGCCGTACGTCGACGCCGGCTGCCGCGAGTTCAACGTGATGTGCATCGCCGAGAGCGACGAGCGCGCGATCGACGCGGTCGCCGAGGTGCGGCGCCGGCTGGTCTAGGCGAGCTCTCGTTCCGCCTTCAGAAGCGCCCAGCCGTCGGGCACGCGCCAGGGATCGCGCTGCGTCGGCAGCACCACGCCGTAGCGATCGGGCTGCTCCTCGAGCAGGCTCCAGCCGTGCGCCACCAGCCGCCCGTCCTCGAAGACGACCGGCACGAGCTCGCCGCCGCCGGTCGGCCGGCCCTCTTCGTCATGCGTCGGGTAGCGGAGCATGATGATCCGCACGAACGGCCCCGAGCGCGCGCGGCCGCACATCCAGCCCGCGACGTCGACGGCGAGCGGCCCGCCGCCGTAGATGACCGCTTCGAGCACCGCGCTCTGCATGCTCGGGCTGACCCGCGAGCACGCGGCGGCGACCTCGGCGGACGGCGGGCCAGCAAGAGCCAGCTGCGAGCCGAGCGCCAGAAATGCGGCGACGGCGATCCCGATCGTGCGCGAGCCCATCCGTGTCTCCCCTTGCAGTCGTGACTCCATCGATAGCAAACGACGTGCCCGCTCTCACTCAGACCCAGCGAAGCAGGATCGCGGCCACGCGATCGACCAGCCGCTCGAAGACGCCGCGGCGCGAGAGCGCATCAAGGTCGATGGCGCGTGCCCGCGAGATGTCGGCGTCGATCTGCTCGCGAAGGCGTTTGGCGAGGCCCGGGTCGTCCAGCACCAGGTTCACCTCGTAGCTGTGCTCGAAGCTCTGCCGATCCAGGTTCGAGCTGCCGACGATCGCCCAGCTCTGGTCGAAGCAGGCGAGCTTCGCGTGCATCATCTCGGCGTCGTACTCGTGCACGCGAACGCCGGCTTCGAGCAGCTTCGGCAGCACCGCGCGCGAGGCGCGCCGGAGCGACGGGTGATCCGTGCGGTCGCCCGCGAGCAGCAAGGAGACCCGCACGCCCCGCGCGCTCGCCTCGGCGATCACCTCGAGCACGTTGCGGCCCGGCGCGAAGTAGGGAGAGACGAGACGAACCTCGTCGCGCGCGCCGCGAAGCGCAGAGACGAGCAGATCGCGCGTGCGCCGCCGCCGGTGCGCGGGGCCGTCCGAGAGCACCGCGCAGCGCACGTCGCCCGCGCGCGGCCGTTCGCCCTCGAGCAGCGCGTGCCAGGCGAGCGCCGGGCCGTCGGCGCGGAACCAGCTTTCGAGGAAGACGGCCTCCAGATCGCGCACGCACGGGCCTTCGACGCGGACGTGGGCGTCTCGCCAACCGCCTGCACTGCCGACTCCCGAGAGCCCGTGGACGTACTCGTCGCCGATGTTCAGCCCGCCGGTGAACGCGACCGCGCCATCGACGACGAGGATCTTGCGGTGATCGCGGCGGCGCGGAGCGAAGCGCGGCCAGATGCGCGCGAGCGGGTTGAACGCGACCACGTCGCCGCCCGCGGCGCGCAGAGCGTCGAGCTCGCGCTCGTCGAGGCCGAAGGAGCCGAAGCCGTCGTAGAGCACGCGGACCTCGACGCCCGCGCGGGCGCGCTCCGTGAGCTCGGCGAGGAAGCTCCGGCCGATCGCGTCGGCGCGCAGGATGTAGGTCTCGAGATGGATCCGCAGACGCGCCGTGCAGATGGCCGCGAGCATCGCGGCCAATCCAGCGCGGCCGGTCTCGTAGAGATCGACCCGGTTGCCCTCGGTGAAGCGCAGGCTGCGGTCCCGCATCAGCTCGGCGATCGCCGCCGGGCGCGGAACCAGGCCGTGGCGGCGAAGCGGGGAGCTCAGGCGATTGCGACGGCGCTTTCCCCGCGACACCCGATCAGAGTAGCTTGCGAATGTGGCGGTACGCCTCTTTGATCTCGTCGGCCAGGTTCCGGGCCGCCTCGCCCACGTCGCGGAGCGCGCCCTTCGATTCCCTGCCCACCTGCTCCAGCCGCCCCTCGAGCTTCTGCCAGCTCGCCTCGGCCGCGGCGAAGCGGTCGCGGGCCTCCTTGCCGGCTAGATTGAGCTGCACGCGCAGCTCGTCGCGCAGGGTCTTCAGCGTCTCGATCTCGTCCTCGAAGGCGCGTCGGTTCTCCGCCATCCCTGGTTCTCCTTGCCTGTTCGCTGTACTCGATAGCATCGCGCGTGCCAGCCACGGGCCGGCATCGAGCGGGAATGACTCTTGCGATCTGCGACGCGGTGTCGCGCGAAGGCGGGATTCGTGGCGAATCGTCCCGCCGGGAGGAAGTCTGTGCCAGCAGGAGGTGCCTCGATGCGCTCGCGCGGGATCATGGGCGGGAGCTCGTGGCGGATCGGTCGCGTCTCGGGGATCGACATCGCGATCGACCAGAGCTGGCTGCTGATCTTCCTGCTGATCACCATGTCCGTCTCGACCCAGCTCGCGGAGTCCGCCGCGCAGCCGAGCCCGGCCGCGCGGTGGCTGGCCGCGGCCCTGGTGGCGATCGCGTTCTTCGCCTCGATCGTGCTGCACGAGCTCGGGCACAGCCTGGTGGCGCAGGCGCTCGGCATCCGCGTCCGCTCGATCACGCTCTTCCTGTTCGGCGGGGTCGCGCAGCTCGAGAGCGAGCCGCGAAAGCCCCTGCACGAGATCGCGATCGCGCTCGCCGGACCCGCCATGAGCTTCGCGCTCGGCGGGCTGTTCTGGTGGCTCGGGGGGGCCGCCGGCGAGTCGACCCTCTCGCGCGATGGGCTGCTCTTTCTGGGACGGGTGAACCTGACGCTCGCGGTGTTCAATCTGGCGCCGGGCTTTCCGCTCGATGGCGGGCGCGTGCTCCGCGGCGTGGTCTGGGCCGCGACCGGAAGTTTCGCGCGCGCGACCCGGATCGCGTCGGGCGCGGGCGTGGCGATCGCCGGGCTGCTCATGCTCGGCGGCGTCGGCTTGGTCTTCGCGGCGCGCGATCTCTTCGGCGGGCTCTGGCTGGTCTTCCTGGGCTGGTTCCTGTTCTCCGCGTCGCGAAGCGCGGTGGGCGCGATCGAGGTCGAGCGGATCCTCGGGGCGGTTCGGGTCCGCGACGTGCTCGAGCCGGTCCGACACGCGACCGTGTCGGCCGACGACGGGGTCGCGGCGCTGCTCTCGGCGCAGATCCTGCGCTCGGGCCTGCGCACGCTCTGGGTGGTCGATCCCTCCAGCGATCGCCTGCTCGGGATCGCCACGCTTCGCGAGCTCGCGGGAGTCCCGCCGGAGCGGCGCGCGGAGACGGCGGTCGGAGCCGTGATGCTCCCGGCCGAGCGCGCGACGTCGGTCTCGCCTGGCGACACCGCGCTGGTCGGAATGCAGCGGCTGGCGGCCGCGAACGTGAACCAGCTTCCGGTGCTCGAGTCCGGGCGGCTGGTCGGCGCGCTCACGCGCGAGCGCCTGCTCGGGCTGCTGCAGGCCGGGCTCGTGCTCGGCGAGCCGCGCGCGCCCGGGGCGGCGCGCACGTGATCGCGAGCCTCTCGTTCCTGGGCGCGGTCGGCACGGTCACCGGCAGCCGCTTCCTGGTGCGCGCGGGCGGAAGCTCGGTGCTGGTCGATTGCGGACTCTTCCAGGGGCTGAAGGCGCTGCGCCTGCGCAACTGGGAGCCGCTCGGCGTGGCGCTCGATTCGATCGACGCGGTCGTGGTCACGCACGCGCACATCGATCACATCGGGTATCTGCCGCGCCTGGTGCGCGGCGGCTTTCGCGGGCCGATCTACGCCACGGCGGCGACGATCGACCTCGCCGAGATCATGCTCGCCGACGCCGCGCACCTTCAGGAAGAGGACGCCGAGTACGCCAACCGCAAGGGCTTCTCGAAGCACACCCCGGCGCTTCCGCTCTTCGACACGGAGGACGCGCGCGCGACGCAGAAGCTGTTCCGGGCGCTGCCGCTACACCAGAAGGTGGAGCTCGGGCCCGGGCTCTCGGTGCGGCTGCGCAACGCCGGCCACATCCTCGGCTCCGCCACGGTCGAGCTCGCGATCGGCGGCAAGCGGCCGCACACGGCGGTCTTCTCCGGCGATCTCGGCCGGGTCGATCCGCCGCTCCACTACCCGCCCGAGGGCTACCCCGAGGGCGCCGACACGATCGTGGTCGAGTCGACCTACGGCGACCGCAACCATCCGCCGCGCGAGCAGGTGCTCGCGGAGTTGGCCAAGGTGCTGAAGGGCACCTTCAGGCGCGGCGGATCCGTGCTCGTGCCGTCGTTCGCGATCGACCGCACGCCCGGCCTGCTCTTCGCGCTGCGGGGCTTGATCCGCGCCGGCGAGATCCCGAACGTGCCTGTCTTCGTCGACAGCCCGCTTGCGCTTCGCGGGCTCGAGATCTACCGCGCGCACACGGAGCTCTTCGACGCGGACGTGCGCGCGCTGATCGCGCGCGGCGAGGATCCGTTCGACCCGGGAAGCCTGCGCATCGCAGCGACGTCCGACGAGTCGCGCGCGATCAACGCCTGCCGCTTTCCGTGCGTGATCCTCTCCGCGAGCGGAATGGCGACCGGCGGTCGCGTGCTGCACCACCTGGCGCAGCGCTTGCCGGAGCCGCGCGACACCGTCTTGTTGGTGGGCTTCCAGGCCGAGGGAACGCGCGCGCGCTCGCTCGCGACCGGCGCGAACACCGTGAAGATCCACGGCCGCTACATCGGCGTGCGCGCCGAGGTGAAGACGCTCGACGGCTTCTCCGCGCAC is drawn from Deltaproteobacteria bacterium and contains these coding sequences:
- a CDS encoding TetR/AcrR family transcriptional regulator, producing MPALPPELDAPRSRPNSGERRGQILREAARCFSNCGFRGTTTRDVAAAVGITEAALYRHFPSKEAIYVALLDERMALPEAIEALEPFARAGDDEQVFMRLARGILETVEADPSFLRLLLYSALEGHELSQPFYQARMRRLREFLSRYIARRAREGAFRGHDPVLAARAFLGMVVDHLIIRQVFNQRDAYPQSPEQVAQTYTAIFL
- a CDS encoding LLM class flavin-dependent oxidoreductase, yielding MLRSPVDERRSLLARAADAGLDHLFVADHVSFFDGRGMDGLVDAATLLASHPSLRVYVGVYLLALRHPLPVARQLASLAESAPGRLILGVGVGGEDRHEVEICGVDPKTRGRRTDESLSVLRPLLAGELVTHHGEFFDFDAARILPAARRPVPITIGGRSDAAVRRAGRFGDGWLGVWCSPKRYAEVVRETAAIAAAAGRGPVDWHHGLQVWTACDPDRDLARARLAAAMEDMYRTPFARFERYSPAGSAAEIADFLAPYVDAGCREFNVMCIAESDERAIDAVAEVRRRLV
- a CDS encoding cardiolipin synthase B, translating into MSRGKRRRNRLSSPLRRHGLVPRPAAIAELMRDRSLRFTEGNRVDLYETGRAGLAAMLAAICTARLRIHLETYILRADAIGRSFLAELTERARAGVEVRVLYDGFGSFGLDERELDALRAAGGDVVAFNPLARIWPRFAPRRRDHRKILVVDGAVAFTGGLNIGDEYVHGLSGVGSAGGWRDAHVRVEGPCVRDLEAVFLESWFRADGPALAWHALLEGERPRAGDVRCAVLSDGPAHRRRRTRDLLVSALRGARDEVRLVSPYFAPGRNVLEVIAEASARGVRVSLLLAGDRTDHPSLRRASRAVLPKLLEAGVRVHEYDAEMMHAKLACFDQSWAIVGSSNLDRQSFEHSYEVNLVLDDPGLAKRLREQIDADISRARAIDLDALSRRGVFERLVDRVAAILLRWV
- a CDS encoding CBS domain-containing protein; its protein translation is MRSRGIMGGSSWRIGRVSGIDIAIDQSWLLIFLLITMSVSTQLAESAAQPSPAARWLAAALVAIAFFASIVLHELGHSLVAQALGIRVRSITLFLFGGVAQLESEPRKPLHEIAIALAGPAMSFALGGLFWWLGGAAGESTLSRDGLLFLGRVNLTLAVFNLAPGFPLDGGRVLRGVVWAATGSFARATRIASGAGVAIAGLLMLGGVGLVFAARDLFGGLWLVFLGWFLFSASRSAVGAIEVERILGAVRVRDVLEPVRHATVSADDGVAALLSAQILRSGLRTLWVVDPSSDRLLGIATLRELAGVPPERRAETAVGAVMLPAERATSVSPGDTALVGMQRLAAANVNQLPVLESGRLVGALTRERLLGLLQAGLVLGEPRAPGAART
- a CDS encoding MBL fold metallo-hydrolase, giving the protein MASLSFLGAVGTVTGSRFLVRAGGSSVLVDCGLFQGLKALRLRNWEPLGVALDSIDAVVVTHAHIDHIGYLPRLVRGGFRGPIYATAATIDLAEIMLADAAHLQEEDAEYANRKGFSKHTPALPLFDTEDARATQKLFRALPLHQKVELGPGLSVRLRNAGHILGSATVELAIGGKRPHTAVFSGDLGRVDPPLHYPPEGYPEGADTIVVESTYGDRNHPPREQVLAELAKVLKGTFRRGGSVLVPSFAIDRTPGLLFALRGLIRAGEIPNVPVFVDSPLALRGLEIYRAHTELFDADVRALIARGEDPFDPGSLRIAATSDESRAINACRFPCVILSASGMATGGRVLHHLAQRLPEPRDTVLLVGFQAEGTRARSLATGANTVKIHGRYIGVRAEVKTLDGFSAHADSAEILSWLRTFGREPQTVFVAHGEPSASEALAASIRRELGFTAVVPRLFERVSLG